The Pleurodeles waltl isolate 20211129_DDA chromosome 6, aPleWal1.hap1.20221129, whole genome shotgun sequence genome has a segment encoding these proteins:
- the LOC138300635 gene encoding transcription factor HES-5-like — protein sequence MAPSSTLRAYEEEREVRDIRKLRKPVVEKLRRDRINSSIEQLRMLLRREFEEQELPPKAEKADILEMAVRYLARRLQTPAPAMASSEGYSRCLQDSLHFLSLHGAPTETQLKLLRALHRPAAAAEAVCPSRPPSCPSSTKEPAQDSPRAPWRPW from the exons ATGGCGCCTTCCAGCACCTTGAGGGCATATGAAGAGGAGCGCGAGGTGAGAGATATTAGAAAG CTGAGGAAGCCAGTGGTGGAGAAGCTGAGGAGAGATCGCATCAACAGCAGCATTGAGCAGCTGAGGATGTTACTGCGGAGAGAGTTTGAGGAACAGGAACTTCCGCCCAAAGCCGAGAAAGCGGATATCCTGGAAATGGCCGTGAGATACCTGGCCCGGCGGCTGCAGACACCGGCACCAG cCATGGCCTCCAGTGAAGGTTACTCCAGGTGCCTCCAGGACTCTctgcacttcctctccctccacggAGCCCCCACAGAGACCCAGTTGAAGCTGCTGCGGGCCCTCCATAGACCTGCGGCTGCAGCAGAGGCTGTGTGTCCTTCTCGGCCTCCGTCCTGTCCCAGCAGCACTAAAGAGCCCGCCCAGGACAGCCCCAGAGCCCCGTGGAGACCCTGGTAA